The Victivallis lenta genome includes a window with the following:
- a CDS encoding GntR family transcriptional regulator, translating to MKKSLTEKIENILTREIMHGVYPPGGVFPSEFDSVRRFGVSRVTVRRVYANLEQKGILRRKIRCNTIVNERLTAATDPIRMLGAVLPVEHEFSRVFLYSLNQEAVREKALIVLAPPFSDSVSQSNVAIDLVCGGVRNLVVWGYDQNIDLETFRRLRLLGINIVFFDHVMPGKIADYVCLDNEHAIRLLFDKALVNGARRFVFVNTGGLEVETSKEREYFFVKLCQERNLPYSIVALSWREMLVNGAEKQCREFFQNLPDMAECAIFCANAFQAECIHHAVDGKGQYYSISTREHKYASNIYNIVQPIFEMAKQCFECLRMQQNEGSRWKAKEYRKKGTPDWQ from the coding sequence ATGAAAAAAAGTTTGACTGAGAAAATTGAAAATATCTTGACGCGGGAGATCATGCATGGGGTGTACCCGCCAGGAGGAGTATTTCCAAGCGAATTTGATTCTGTTCGGCGTTTCGGAGTCAGTCGAGTAACGGTGCGGCGAGTTTATGCGAATTTGGAACAAAAAGGGATTTTACGACGTAAAATTCGATGTAATACGATCGTGAACGAGCGCCTGACTGCCGCGACCGATCCAATCCGAATGCTTGGAGCAGTACTACCCGTAGAACATGAATTCTCTCGTGTATTCTTGTATAGTTTGAATCAGGAAGCGGTACGAGAAAAAGCACTAATTGTCCTTGCTCCGCCATTTAGCGACAGTGTTAGCCAAAGTAATGTTGCGATTGATTTAGTCTGTGGGGGCGTGCGCAATCTCGTGGTGTGGGGGTATGACCAAAATATTGATCTTGAAACCTTCCGACGGTTGCGGCTTCTAGGGATCAATATTGTGTTCTTTGACCACGTTATGCCGGGTAAAATTGCTGACTATGTTTGTTTGGATAACGAACATGCAATCCGGTTGTTATTCGACAAAGCGTTGGTGAATGGCGCTCGTCGATTTGTTTTTGTCAATACTGGCGGCTTGGAAGTTGAAACTAGTAAGGAACGCGAATATTTCTTTGTGAAGTTATGCCAAGAGCGAAATTTGCCATATTCAATTGTTGCGCTTTCATGGAGGGAGATGCTTGTAAACGGAGCCGAGAAGCAGTGCCGGGAATTTTTCCAAAATTTGCCGGATATGGCGGAGTGCGCAATATTCTGTGCCAACGCATTTCAGGCGGAGTGCATCCATCATGCCGTCGACGGAAAGGGACAATATTACTCCATTTCCACTCGGGAACATAAATATGCGTCCAATATATACAATATTGTTCAACCGATCTTCGAAATGGCTAAACAATGTTTTGAGTGCCTTCGTATGCAGCAAAACGAAGGCTCCCGCTGGAAAGCAAAAGAGTACCGGAAGAAAGGTACTCCAGACTGGCAGTAA